In Parabacteroides sp. FAFU027, the following are encoded in one genomic region:
- the ruvC gene encoding crossover junction endodeoxyribonuclease RuvC translates to MKDRIILGIDPGTTIMGYGILKIIGNKPELVAMGVLHLDKFSDHYLKLKRIFERVVALIDQYHPDELAIEAPFFGKNVQSMLKLGRAQGVAMSAALSRDLPIVEYAPLKIKMSITGNGKASKEQVADMLKRILKIPEENMLPQLDATDGLAAALCHYYQTNNPLAEKKYTSWKDFINKNPKAVKNSR, encoded by the coding sequence ATGAAAGACCGAATCATTCTTGGGATTGACCCGGGAACTACTATCATGGGGTATGGCATTTTGAAGATAATAGGAAATAAGCCCGAGCTTGTAGCTATGGGGGTTTTACATCTTGATAAATTCAGTGACCATTACTTGAAGTTAAAGCGAATTTTCGAACGAGTTGTTGCCCTGATTGACCAGTATCATCCGGATGAATTGGCTATTGAGGCCCCTTTCTTTGGTAAGAATGTGCAATCAATGCTTAAGCTTGGACGTGCACAAGGAGTAGCGATGTCGGCAGCGCTTTCACGTGATTTGCCTATTGTGGAATATGCTCCTTTGAAAATAAAGATGTCGATAACCGGTAACGGTAAAGCCTCGAAAGAGCAAGTTGCTGATATGCTGAAGCGTATTTTGAAAATTCCTGAAGAAAATATGCTGCCGCAGTTAGATGCAACGGACGGACTGGCAGCTGCATTATGCCACTATTATCAGACAAACAATCCGTTGGCAGAAAAGAAATATACAAGTTGGAAGGATTTTATCAATAAGAATCCGAAAGCAGTAAAAAACAGCCGGTAA
- a CDS encoding DUF4286 family protein: MIIFNTTYCIDHSVIQAGLIWIKENYIPKAMDSGQIHTPRLSKILSDETEGINYSLQFLVNSIEELEIWYQSTGDLLHQDMVGRFGDKMLGFSTLLEEVDLA; encoded by the coding sequence ATGATTATTTTTAATACAACATATTGTATTGACCATTCAGTAATTCAGGCCGGCCTGATTTGGATCAAAGAGAATTACATTCCAAAAGCTATGGATTCGGGGCAAATTCATACGCCACGACTTTCTAAAATTTTGAGTGATGAAACGGAGGGAATTAATTACTCACTTCAATTCTTGGTTAACAGTATAGAAGAATTGGAGATCTGGTATCAATCGACCGGAGATTTGCTGCATCAGGATATGGTAGGTCGTTTCGGGGACAAGATGCTTGGTTTCTCAACATTGCTTGAGGAGGTTGATCTCGCATGA